Within Rhinolophus ferrumequinum isolate MPI-CBG mRhiFer1 chromosome 26, mRhiFer1_v1.p, whole genome shotgun sequence, the genomic segment CTGGGGGTTGTCTTAGAGGCTGCCTACCTTACTGCGGGATGGTGCCATGGGGACTAGGCCACCTCCCAACTCTTCCAGAGTTCCAGGCTGTGCCCATCGCCCCAGGCTGGGGACTCTCTGAGCCAGAACCGTCCAGAGGGGTGAGTCTTTCTCCCAGGGAATTCTGTTCACTCTGTTTCCACACAAAGTGACCAAACACTGGCCCCTTTCCTGATCTCCTTCCATGGCCCTGCCCCGTGCTCCCTCCTCATGCCCCAGGCTCCTTTTGGGGCTCTCACTCAGCTGCACCCATATGGTCACTGCAAGCCCCTGGAAAGTGTAACCCCCAGTTCCAGCTCCCAGGATCCAATGGTGGGTACAGGGGCTGGGGCCTGTACTGAGGCCGCCATGGACTGAGTTTGGGTGTTGGGGTGAGAAGGTTCAGCGGCCTGCTGGTTGTGGGGAGACTGGCAGACAGGCTGCCCCCCTCCAAAGCCCAGATGCAGGAGGTGCATCTGAAGCAGCCTTTGCCCTcctgcagggggcagggggcagaccCATCATCAGCCCCGGATCTGGACAATGCCAGGAGTGAGACAGACGCAAGGTGGGAGAGCGCTGGCATTTCTGCAGAACCCACACCTGGTAGGTTAACAGGAGGGGTCGGCAGCCAGGACAGCAGGAGTCCCTGGGTTGGCATGGCCAGAGCAAattgggaggaggcagggaagtcCTCGCCCGAGTCCCAGGATTCCAGTCCACTCCTCGCTCATTCTTCATCTCATACCTTTGTATTGGGTATCGGGCCACCCAGGGACGGCAGGGAGGTTTTGTGCCAGTTCCCTCTGATTGGTAGCAGCTGTCTCAGGCACTGTGTCTAGGAGGATCCTGAGTCCAAGCTGGGGCTCAGGGTAGAGAGCACAGGAATGATGGGAGCAGGCAATGGAATAGCAGCTCTGCGCTGCCTGTCGGCCACCCTGACGCCAGACACTAGGGATACACAGAGCACAAGAGAGTCTTGGCTCCATCACTCGGTCCTCTTCTCTGAGGAGACCACAGCCTCGTCAGACAGCATGACAATAAATAGGCAGTTAGAATTCAGTGGGATAGATGCTGTGAGCCCTGGAtctattaatttaaatgaaacagaCTCTCAAAGGATTTGTTAAATAATAAACTCAGCAAGTCCATAAGCTTTTAATTGTTCCATCCTGCAGATGAGAGGAGGAAAGTGCCAATAATTATGTTCTGACTGACAGAGCAGTTTTTACAAGTCTATGATCTCTGGGGAATACAGGGATATCAATTACAACATTATTACCAGAGAAATAAGGGACCTAATAAGACGACAGACCAGAATTACAGAGGTAGGGCGTTAGGGATTATTTTCACAATTCATGGCAATAATTTCTAAAGGCTTGGGAATCTTATCAGAACCCCTTTGTTCAGAAACTCTTCAAAAGAAAGCTTTATTTTCACAGAGAACATACTCATTTTGTTACTGTTATGAATATTCACACACCCATATTCGCATAAAGATGAAATGTTCTTGTGAAAGTTCTCAATTTAAGACCTTGTAAAATCAAATTCTTTTCAGTAGTTTTATGGATGCCGAGCGACTCTCCTTCCTCCACAGCTGCAAGGGAGCAGTGACATTTCATCTCCTTTTTTAGATTCCTTTTGTTAATTATGAAGACTTGCAGTTTTGAGGCCTGGTTCTGGCCTAAAATTTCACTTCTTGAATTTCATTTGGTTTTGCTGTCAGAAACTAAGAAAGAGCTAAAGAGGATTTTTCTTAATAGTAGTAGGGACGTAAGGTGCATACAGTGGCTTTCTTTATGGGCCTGGAAAAGCACATCAGGACAAAGTGGGGGTGTCCTTATGAGGCCCTTCCTGCTCCCAGGCATCCCCTGGTGGGGGAAGAGGGTGTGAAGGTTCCCATAAGGTGGGTGCCTGGCTGGGAGGATAGGGAAAAGGGCTGGCTGTTGGCAGGCAAACCTGACAagcaggcacatagtaggctgtGTAAATAAAGGTGGATCGATGGGCAGCTCTCAGGGCACCTCCTCCCTTCCCGTGTGCCAGGGACTCCCTAGGCTTCTTGGTCCCAGTTCAGGTGGAATGTGTGTGAGGGGTTGGGACATGAGCTAAAGCTCCCAACACCAATCTTTCTTCTTCAGGTTGCTTACAAGAGCTGAGCCCCACCATCAGCAGTAGCTTTGGGGAACCAGGAAGCTCAGAGTTCAAGGTGAAGAGGTTGACGTGTCCTGGGCAGGGGCCTTCCCACGTTGGGGGCAGCAGAGGTGGAGTCTGCCTCCGCGGAGGCTGCTGGGGTGAGGCAGGGCCGCTGCCTGTCGCCAGGTGGGGCCATCAGTGAAGCACCTTTGATACTATATTACATGGTTTTAACATATTTAGGAATCAGGCAAGAGCCATAATAGAAGTGAGGCCCACAGGGCAGCCACAGGGGTTTCCAGGCTCTCCTGGGGGAAGTGGCCCTGGCACAGGGATTCCCTCACAAGCCTGGGACAGACTGCTTTTCTTTCCCAGGATCTGgaccagaaggaagagaggggcCAAGCAGAGCCCACAACCCAGAGGCCCCGTCGACCATCATCAGGGAGCCTACAGGGGAGAAGGCTCACTCAGGAAGCCCCACGACTCTCAGGCCTGCCCTCCCAGGGCCTGCCAGAACCCCCAGGTCCCCCTGAGGGACTGGGCTGGAGCCTGGGCCAGGACAGAGCTGACCTTCAGAAACTGCTGATAGAGATTCCTCAGggtcagagagaaaagacaaaccaGGGTCAGAGTGGAGAGGCTACTCAGTCTCTGATGGAAGAGGTCTCTGGGGGTCCAAATCGCCCTGAGTGCCAGAGAAAGGAGGCCCTCCTGGAACGGAGTAAGGAGACCCCTCAGGCTGAGGAAGTGAAGATCCTTCAATCTTCTGGAGGCGGTGGCCAGATCTCACAAGCCTGGGAGGTGGCTCATGGAGAGGCGCCTACACAGCCCCAAGAGAAAGGCGACTCCCTGGGAACTCCGGGGGACTTCTGCAGGTCTCTGGGAGAACAGGTGCCTCagcctgggggaagggagagcccAGGTCCCTCGGGAAGGAGCACCCAGCTGATGCAGGACAAGAACGAAGGCCAGAGACCAGAGTCAGCACTGGCCTTGGGAGAACAGGGGACCGGCCTGGAGGAGGCGCCCGCTCCTCTTCCGTCTCCGAGGCCCCCGGCCCCGCCGCTGCTCCCAGGCCCCGGAGCGGTGATGCTAGCGCCCCTGAGCACCGGGGCCTCTGGGCAGCAGGAGCGCCCTACAGCTCTCCCAGGGCACCCAGGGCTGGTGAGCAATCGGCACGGGCTGCAGGACTCGGGGGTAGGCCCCGGTCCGGCGGAGCAGCAGGTGGGCGAGGAGAGGGGGCTGAGGGCGGGTGGCTCCGCGAAGCTCCCGGGCGCCCTTGGGGAGCGGAGGGGCGGTGCTGAGGCCCCCAAGGCCTCGAAGGCCGCGTGGTCCGAGCCCCCTGGTACGGAGGCATCGGTGGGCGTGAGCACCGCGCAGCGGGAGACGGCCCTGCAGCGACTCCTGGAGCTGCACCGCGCCGCCAAGCACCGGCGGCGACAGGACCGTGAGCAGCAGCGGCTCCGGGTGCGTCCCCGAGCCAGGCGGGCCAGCTGGTGGACGGGGCCCCGAGGGCAGCCGGCTGGCCGCTGACAGCTGCCTCCCCCAGGTCCTGGAACGGCTCCGCATCGCCAGAAACCGCCACTGCCAAGTGCACCCTCTAGCGCCCCCACCCAGCCCGGCTCAGCTCCCGTCACAGGTAAGGCCCCCAGAAGGCGGTGAGGGCCGGGAGCGGAGCTGGGCACGACCTGGGCTCCGTTGAATGCGTGTATCACACACTTGCGCTGTCATCCACCcaaagcagggagggagaggagccgggggcggggggggcgatGAGCGGAGGCGGGGGGACGCGAGTCTGTCCCggtgctgccctctgctggccccGTCGAGCCTTGGGCGGGAGGCGAGGGCGCTCAGCGCTCCACCCTGCGCAGGAGGACGCGGCCCGGCAGCGGCGCGCCCTGAGGGAGCAGCTGGAGCGCGTACACCGGGAGCGGACTGGACGGCTGCGGGCCCTCAGGGCCAGGTGAGGGGGCGAGGGGAGGCTTGTGGGGTGATGGCAGTGATGGCAGTCCCCTTTCCCTGACAGCTGGGGTGACAGGCCACTCTCTCCTCAGGAATACCCAGAACTTTCAACAGCTACTGTGGTCCCCTGGCGCTGAGGAGCCTGCGCCTGGAGAGTAGCGCTCACCCTTCTCAGCCCCCCTAACCATTGCTGAATCCTCAAAGGGATAATCAAAGAGATGGGGGTTGAGGAAAAAGCAAGAGGGCAACCTGCAAGTATGAGGTCGTTTCAAAGGCCCAGGACGCGGGCCTGGGAGAgccaaacacacagacacacacagcagcTTCTTCCCACCTGGTGGGGCGGGATTTCTTCTTCCCGTCCCTAAGCCCACTGCCAGGCCCAAGGTCAGAGGACCAGGTCCTTGGGGTCAAGCAGTTCAAAGGCCCCGTTCTTGCGAAAGAATGATTCAATGCGACACATCTTGCAGGAGACCGGTTCTTGCTTCACGGGGGGGCCTGGGAAAAGATGTCATAGGCCAGTAATGGGTCCCTGAGAAAGCAACTGGCAGAACCAGGCAGCCCTCCTGCCCAGCCCTAGAAATCTACCCTTGTTGTGTACTTTTGTCagtgtgaagaaataaaaagaagtgcTTCTGAGGAGTTGGGACTATGGGAAAACGGAGTGTGCTGGGTGCCCAGATCAGGAATGATGGCAGAATACCAGTCAGCCGTGTGCCACTGTGCCATCACTGCTCCCAGCTTTAGGATCCTCCAGAGTGGGGTGGCGGGACACCCAGCCCTGCTCACCACAAAGACAGAGCAAGACTTCTCTGGGACGGCTGGAGTTTTCTACCTACTGCTCCCCATCTGGAGCTCACCTCCTGCTTTCGTTGGAAATTGCTCCCTTTACTGCCCCTTTAGAGCCCTGGGGAAAGTAGGGGGACTTTGGGGGAAAACTTTTAACTCTGTGCATCCCCAACTGTCCACCGGTTCTGTGCAGGCACTCCAGCAGCTGGAGAAAGGGACATGATTGAGTAGTTTGCTTGACATTCATGACCACAAAGAGCAAAGGGACACTCAGCATCACCCAGCAATCCTGCAACACTCCCCGGCATGTTCCTTCTCCCTTGAGTTTCATCTCAAACTACACCACTGTCTTtgctcctcccccctccccgcccgcccCCAGCTGATGACCTTGACTGAGCATAACAGAAAAAGCAAACTCAGTCCAGATGGACAGCTTTCCCACCAACACCATGTCCCTACCCATgtcccctgcctcccttcccatCCGACTCCAGAACCTGGAGCTCCCTAGGAGAGCTCATCCAACCTCACGGCTTTAAAGGGCACCTATTTTCTAATGACCCTAAATTTGTATCTTCTGCTCTGACCTCAATCCAGAGGACTTCCGTAGTCACATACCTGACACCTCGAGCACATGGCCAACGCTGACCTGTCCTCACACACCCTCCAGCCCTGCTCCTCTCCATCTTACCTGTCGCAGCTGCTTCAGCCAAACACCTGGGCATCGCCAGTGcatcctctcccctttctctcattgactccatcagaaagttCCATtgattcctcctcctcctcccgaaTCTAATTCAGCTGTGTTGCTTATCACCCTTGCCCAAGCCATTGTCCTCTCTTGCCAGGACAGCTCAAAGCAGCTGCCTAACTCATGTGCCTGTCTACGCCTTCCCCTGAAAAAGCTGTCACCTACAGAACAGTCAGGGTGATTTCTGTTTTACGTCACCTGCTTAAAACTTTCCACTGGCTTCCCCTCACACTGAGAATCAACCCCGAGCTCCTCGTCCTTGTCATTTAGCCCTCAGCCTGTAGGTCCCCAGAGGCATTTTTCCTGCCCCGACCCCAGCCCTCCCTCGTCTCGTGGTGGAACTTGTCCCTCCTGGACATTTCCTTGCGTTTATGGACACCCCAAAAAGGAGCGTCCATGTCTCTCTCATGCCTCGTGCCCAGAGCACTGCCAAGCTCATGGCAAGTACCCATTTGTGAGGTGATTCCCAGGAGATTGGGGCTCACCCAGCTGCCAGCCATATGAGAAGTTGCTGGTGATGGGGAAGACGTAGCGCATCTCTGGGATGTCCAGTTTTCGGGTGTTGAGGTAGTTGTAGCGCCCCTGGAAGTCGTGGGAGATGCCTTCGTACAGCAGGGCCCGAGTGGCAGGCAGCACTGGGTACATTTCTGACTGAACAGGAGCCTTCAGGACAGGGCTAGGGGCCCTGCGAGGGACTGCTTTGGGGGCGtgtggaggtgagggtggggttTTGGGGTACAGGGTGGGCAGTCTGAGGGGGAGGCGGGCTGCGGCCTTAGCCTTCTGCTTGGCCTTCACCATCGACCCATACTTGCGGTACCAGTCACAGCGCAACATCTTCTCCCTCAGGAGGTCCTCCTTCCAGAAGTTCTGTTGCACCGTATCCATGTTGAGTTGCCGTAACATGGTGGCAAGGGAAGGAACGGTACCCG encodes:
- the ATP6V1FNB gene encoding protein ATP6V1FNB yields the protein MLRQLNMDTVQQNFWKEDLLREKMLRCDWYRKYGSMVKAKQKAKAAARLPLRLPTLYPKTPPSPPHAPKAVPRRAPSPVLKAPVQSEMYPVLPATRALLYEGISHDFQGRYNYLNTRKLDIPEMRYVFPITSNFSYGWQLGPPVKQEPVSCKMCRIESFFRKNGAFELLDPKDLVL
- the LOC117018270 gene encoding glutenin, high molecular weight subunit DX5 isoform X2: MAQAATPGELGLPCSPKQALALYKHLFWCPAGLGQLQAALRQVREARPCLQAGRLSVGPDSSLPPGAHEGWACPSGLELPTLMLEMERSRRAQEQLLWDLELLTGAGLGLFWPPRAQFCGLRDQAQSAWSQHSKPRGRTGGGSEQLTSGVSRSSRLCPSPQAGDSLSQNRPEGGQGADPSSAPDLDNARSETDARWESAGISAEPTPGCLQELSPTISSSFGEPGSSEFKDLDQKEERGQAEPTTQRPRRPSSGSLQGRRLTQEAPRLSGLPSQGLPEPPGPPEGLGWSLGQDRADLQKLLIEIPQGQREKTNQGQSGEATQSLMEEVSGGPNRPECQRKEALLERSKETPQAEEVKILQSSGGGGQISQAWEVAHGEAPTQPQEKGDSLGTPGDFCRSLGEQVPQPGGRESPGPSGRSTQLMQDKNEGQRPESALALGEQGTGLEEAPAPLPSPRPPAPPLLPGPGAVMLAPLSTGASGQQERPTALPGHPGLVLERLRIARNRHCQVHPLAPPPSPAQLPSQEDAARQRRALREQLERVHRERTGRLRALRARNTQNFQQLLWSPGAEEPAPGE
- the LOC117018270 gene encoding glutenin, high molecular weight subunit DX5 isoform X1; the encoded protein is MAQAATPGELGLPCSPKQALALYKHLFWCPAGLGQLQAALRQVREARPCLQAGRLSVGPDSSLPPGAHEGWACPSGLELPTLMLEMERSRRAQEQLLWDLELLTGAGLGLFWPPRAQFCGLRDQAQSAWSQHSKPRGRTGGGSEQLTSGVSRSSRLCPSPQAGDSLSQNRPEGGQGADPSSAPDLDNARSETDARWESAGISAEPTPGCLQELSPTISSSFGEPGSSEFKDLDQKEERGQAEPTTQRPRRPSSGSLQGRRLTQEAPRLSGLPSQGLPEPPGPPEGLGWSLGQDRADLQKLLIEIPQGQREKTNQGQSGEATQSLMEEVSGGPNRPECQRKEALLERSKETPQAEEVKILQSSGGGGQISQAWEVAHGEAPTQPQEKGDSLGTPGDFCRSLGEQVPQPGGRESPGPSGRSTQLMQDKNEGQRPESALALGEQGTGLEEAPAPLPSPRPPAPPLLPGPGAVMLAPLSTGASGQQERPTALPGHPGLVSNRHGLQDSGVGPGPAEQQVGEERGLRAGGSAKLPGALGERRGGAEAPKASKAAWSEPPGTEASVGVSTAQRETALQRLLELHRAAKHRRRQDREQQRLRVLERLRIARNRHCQVHPLAPPPSPAQLPSQEDAARQRRALREQLERVHRERTGRLRALRARNTQNFQQLLWSPGAEEPAPGE